The Flavobacterium sp. 102 genomic interval AAAAAAAATAAATTCCGCTTGATGGATGTTTTAAATGGTTACAGCTATTCTAATTCTTATAAAAAATGGTCGATAAATTACAACGGACCATTATTAAACACTTCTTTCAACACCGTTCAAGGCTATAATACCAGTATTGGTTTGTCTTACTTTAAAAGAAACGAAGACAAAAACACTTATTACCAATTTGGTTCGTCTTTGGCGTATGGCTTTTCAGACGAGAGATTTAGACCAACGGCTTATTTTTCGTCAAAACTAAGCAACAAATCAAAATCTTATCTTTCTGTTTTTGGCGGGAATTCGGTCAATCAGTTCAACCGCGAAGAGCCAATTTCAAAGTTGATTAATTCCATAAGTACGTTATTTTTCAAAAACAACTTTATGAAATTGTATGAGAAGAATTATATCGCTGCTAATTTTTCAAGAGAAATGTTCAATGGGTTAAACATGAGTTTAGGTCTTGAATATTCAGAAAGAAAACCGCTCTTCAACACTACAGATTATACTGTAATCAAATCAGAAGATTTATATACTTCGAATAATCCTTTGCTTCCTTTTGACTATACTACATCAGCGATTGACAGACATAATTTGGTTAAACTAAATGTTGGTGCCAGAATAAAATTTGGCCAACAATACATCACACGTCCTGACGGGAAATACAATCTCGGGAACGACAAATACCCAACTGTTTCCCTAAATTATGAAAAAGGATTAGGCGGAAGTGAGAACCTATACAATTATGATAAAATTTCGACCAGAATAACCTATGATTTAACTATGGGCAACAAAGGCGCAATAGCCATCAACACTAAGGCCGGAAAGTTCTTTAATGCAGAAGGAATCTCCTTTGTTGATTATAATCATTTCAACGGAAACCAAACCCATGTGGTATTTGGCAGTTCTTATACCAATCAATTTAACTTTTTACCTTACTATTTAGCCAGTACCAACGACAGCTATTTTGAAACGCATATGGAATACAACGACAAAGGGTTTATCATGAATAAAATTCCGTTGTTGAACAAATTGCAATCAAAATTAGTTTTAGGCTTTAAGAACCTGGCGGTTCCCGATAGAAATCCTTATCAAGAATTCTCTGCCGGTTTAAGCAATTTAGGCTTTGGGAAATTCAGAGTTTTGAGAATCGATTATGTTCGTACCTATCAAAATGGTTATCAAGGCGATGGCGTGATGTTTGGTCTCAATTTTTAAATGAAATGAATAATAAAAAGTGATTTTATTCGTTTTAGAGATAACCATAAAACTAAAACCATGAAAAAAGCTATTTATATTTTTATCCTATTTTTCGTTGTTGCCTTTTTTATTATTTTATCAACGGCGATTGATACTTCCAAAGAAAATTCCATTGAAGTTTCCGGGACCGTAAAATCAGTTTATGAAGGTGGTGTTAAAGATGTGGTTTTTCAATTGGAAAACCACAAAACTACCTACTATATCAATCGCGGTTTTGAAAACGGATTTGAAATGGCTAAAGCCAAAAAAGATTTTGAAGGAAAGAAAATTACACTGTTTTATGCTAAAAGTTGGACACCTTTAGCGCCATTCGGGACCACTTGTAAGCACATTACTCGTCTTACCATAAATGACAGTGTTGTTTTCAGCGAATGGTAATTATTTTATAAAAACATCATATCCAAAACGGATTAACGTCAATACCACTACAAAAAGGAAAAACTTTCTAATAAAGTCGTTTCCTTTTTTTATGGCCAATTTGGCGCCAATCCAACCGCCTAAAGCATTAGAGAAAGCCATCGGAATCGCAAAAGCCCATATGATTTTGCCTTTCAAGACAAACAAACATATCGAACCGAAGTTGGTGGCAAGATTGACCATTTTTGCATTCGCGGAAGCATGAAGAAAATCAAATCCTAAAATCGAAACAAATCCTAACACTAAAAAACTTCCCGTTCCGGGACCAATAAAGCCATCGTAGAAACCAACCAATATGCTGATGATAACCGCATAAAGCATTTGCCTTTTAACGGTATGTACTTTCTCTTGGTGTTGTCCGAAGTTTTTCTTTTTAAAAGTATAAATCGCCAATCCGATTAAAACAAAAAACAGCAACGGTTTCATAAAATCACTACTGACCACATTCAACAGCGCCGAACCTAAAAAAGCTGAGCAAAAGGCCAAGACCGCCATAATAGACAGCAGCTTCCAGTTCATATCGACTTTCTTCAAATACTGAAAAGCAGCAAAACTAGTACCGCTAAATGCCGGGATTTTGAGTGAGCCAATGATACTAGCTACCGAAAGGTTGGGCATCAATATCATTGCAACAGGAGTTTGAATCAAACCACCGCCGCCAACAATAGCATCAACAAAACCGGCAAAGAAAGAAGCAATACAAAGCAATACAATGATGTAGGTTTCCATAGGCTCAAAATGAAAAGAGGCACAATTTGCGCCTCTTTATATATCTGTTTTGTTAAACTCTAACGATGTTAGCCCCTAAAGCTCTGAGCCTTTCGTCAATTCTTTCGTAACCGCGATCAATTTGCTCAATATTTTGAATCGTAGAAGTTCCTTTAGCAGAAAGCGCAGCAATCAACAAGGAAATTCCCGCACGAATATCAGGCGAAGACATTGTTGTCGCTTTTAATTGCGATTGAAAATTATGTCCCATGACCACCGCTCTGTGTGGATCACACAACATAATTTTGGCACCCATATCAATCAATTTATCCACGAAGAACAAACGGCTTTCGAACATTTTTTGGTGAATTAAAACATCGCCATTGGCTTGCGTTGCTACCACCAAAACGATACTCAACAAGTCAGGCGTAAATCCCGGCCAAGGCGCATCGGCAATAGTTAAGATAGAACCGTCAATATCAGTTTTAACGGTATAACCTTTGGTATGAGCCGGAATATAAATATCGTCTCCTTTTCTTTCTAAAGTGATTCCCAATTTTCTAAACACACTTGGAATCACACCCAAGTTATCCCAACTTACATTTTTAATGGTAATTTCACTACGCGTCATCGCTGCCAATCCAATCCACGAACCGATTTCAATCATATCCGGAAGGATTCTGTGTTCGCAACCGCCTAATTTTTCAACGCCTTCAATGGTCAATAAGTTAGACCCAACACCGGTGATTTTCGCACCCATGGAGTTCAACATTTTACACAACTGTTGTAAGTAAGGCTCGCAGGCTGCATTATAAATAGTAGTTGTTCCTTCAGCTAAAACAGCTGCCATCACAATATTGGCTGTTCCGGTTACTGATGCTTCGTCCAATAACATGTGAGCGCCTTTCAAACGGGTTTTGGTTTCCACGCCATAGAAATGGTCTTCTCTTTCGTAACGGAATTTGGCTCCTAAATTGATGAATCCTTCAAAGTGCGTATCCAAACGACGACGACCAATTTTATCACCACCCGGTTTTGGAATATAACCACAACCAAATCTGGCTAAAAGTGGCCCAACAATCATAATCGAACCTCTTAAGCTTCCACCTTCTTTCTTAAAGGCTTCCGTTTTTAAATAATCAATATTGACTTCATCTGCTTGAAAAGTGTAATCACCAACACCGTTTTTTTGAATTTTTACGCCCAAATTCCCCAATAAAACGATGAGTTTATTAACGTCAATAATATCCGGAATATTGGTAATTCTAACTTTTTCTGAAGTTAATAATGCCGGACACAAAACTTGCAATGCTTCATTTTTGGCGCCTTGTGGTTGTACATCTCCTTTCAGTGAAATGCCACCTTCAATTTTAAAAGTTCCCATATGTGTTTTTAAGGTTCTGAGGTCATGAGGCTCTGTGGTTCTGAGGCCTTAGTACCTTAGAACCTTAGTGCCTCAGCACCTTTATTTCTGATTGTTATTATTTTTCTTCGGGAACGGTTTCTTCCCGTTATTATTACTCTTAATCTTTGCGCTTTGAGGCGGCATATTTTTGTTCGACATTTTCTTATTGGTACGCATCAAATCATTGGTATTCAATAATTCTTCAGAGCTCTGCAATAAATTTAAAGTACCTTCGGACAATTCATATAAATGCTCAAAAATCACGGTATCGGTTACCGTGTCTTTGTTCCAACTCAAATAAGATTTCTTCATATGGTTGGCAATGACTTTTACCAACGCATTTTTCATTTCGCCTTCTTCCCAACTGTTGGCCACATCAATCATGTATTTGATGTTGTTGCCATAAAAACGATACTTCGGATTTTTTTGCGGGTAAGGCAAACGTTCCGGTTTCAGATGAATTACATCTTTGGTCGGAATAGGATACGGAGAATCAACATCCAATCTGAAATCGGACATGATAAAAATCTGATCCCACAATTTATGCTGAAAATCGGGCACATCACGCAAGTGCGGATTCAAACTTCCCATTACCTGAATAATGTATTTGGCTGCTTTGTTGCGCTCTTCCCTATCTGCAATTACAGTGGCTTGGTCAATCAATTTTTGCAAATGACGACCATATTCCGGAATAATCAAATGCGTTCTCTCGGCATTGTACTCCAAATGGTGAACGACATCATTGGCATTCTCTTTTATATATTTCTCCGCCATCATAATGAAATTATTCCTTCTATATTAGAAACTTCAATGTATTTCTCGACAACGCTTTCCGGACTTTCCATCATCACGTTTACAGAAAGACTGGTGTATTTTCCCGTTTTAGATTGGGTAGTTTGGATTACGGCGCCCAAATTATCAAAAGCATTTTCGACTTCTTCAATCTTTTTAGGGTCTGTTGGCACAATAAATTTATACAAATATTCAGTCGGCCATGTTGAAGTATTGTTCAACTCTTCTCGCAATCGGGTATAAAATTCTTCGGTTTTCTTATCCATTAATCAAAAAATAAAAGCAAATATACAGTATTGATTTCAGATTTTGGAGAAGAATTCCATCGGTTTTATTTATTTTTTTGACTTGTGCCGATCTTAATCAGTAGCGAAAGGTTCGGGTTGGTTTACAAGCCGTTTTCCTGCTGTCCGCTTTTACACGGTAACCGCTCCCATCAGGGCTAAAAAGGAAACTAATCGCACTTTTGGCCACGACCGAAATAAAAACCAAAATCCCTTTCGGTATTCTAATTTGTTTCAATAAATTTGCCCCTTATTGCTAAAAATTTTGAAAAAGGAACTCATAGTCATAACCGGCGGTCCGGGCACCGGAAAAACCACAATCATCGATGCACTTATCGAACAAGGTTACGCGTGTTTCCCTGAGATTTCAAGACAAGTAACTTTAGAAGCCAAAAAACAGGGCATCGAACAATTGTTTCTTGAAAAACCTTTACTCTTCAGCGAATTATTACTCGAAGGCAGAAGAAAACAACACCAACAAGCTACGGAAGACGTGGCCGATTTGGTTTTCCTCGACCGAGGAATTCCCGATATTTTAGCTTACATGCATTACATCGGCGACAGTTATCCGGCTTTTTTTGACCATGCTTGCAGAGAACATCAATACGCCAAAATTTTTGTACTTCCGCCTTGGGAAGAAATCTACGAAAGTGACGAAGCGCGTTATGAAAACTTTGAGCAAGCCAAACTCATCTTCGACCATTTGATAGAAACCTATGAAAAATATGGTTACGAACTCATTCAAGTTCCTTGCGGAACCGTGGAAGAACGCATCCAATATATCTTAAGTCAGCTTGCATAAATACATTTTTTGTATAACAGCACTCCAATTCTTTTTTATACATTTGAATTAGTTTGTAATTCACCATTCACAATTGACCATTCACAATTTGAATTCAGCCCTAGAAATCCTAACCAAGTATTGGAAACACGATGCTTTTCGGAAACCACAGGAAGCTATCATCGCTTCGGTTTTGGAAGGCAAAGATACTTTTGCCTTGATGCCAACCGGTGGCGGAAAATCGATTTGTTTTCAGGTTCCGGGCATGATGAAGGAAGGCATTTGCTTGGTGATTTCTCCGCTGATTGCGCTGATGCGTGACCAAGTACAGAATTTACAAAACAAAGGCATAAAAGCCATCGCTTTAACCGGTGGCATTCATTCCGATGAGATAATCAATTTATTAGACAATTGCCAGTTTGGCAATTACAAATTCCTATACCTTTCTCCTGAACGTTTGCAAAACGACTGGATTTTGGAACGCATTAAAAATCTTCCTGTAAATCTTATCGCGATTGACGAAGTACATTGTGTTTCACAATGGGGACATGATTTTCGACCGGCATATTTGAAGATTGTACAACTTAAAGAATACTTTCCGAAAGTGCCTTTTTTGGCTTTGACTGCTTCGGCTACGCCAAGAGTGAAGGAAGATATTATGGTGCAATTAAAAC includes:
- a CDS encoding TSUP family transporter, translating into METYIIVLLCIASFFAGFVDAIVGGGGLIQTPVAMILMPNLSVASIIGSLKIPAFSGTSFAAFQYLKKVDMNWKLLSIMAVLAFCSAFLGSALLNVVSSDFMKPLLFFVLIGLAIYTFKKKNFGQHQEKVHTVKRQMLYAVIISILVGFYDGFIGPGTGSFLVLGFVSILGFDFLHASANAKMVNLATNFGSICLFVLKGKIIWAFAIPMAFSNALGGWIGAKLAIKKGNDFIRKFFLFVVVLTLIRFGYDVFIK
- the murA gene encoding UDP-N-acetylglucosamine 1-carboxyvinyltransferase; translation: MGTFKIEGGISLKGDVQPQGAKNEALQVLCPALLTSEKVRITNIPDIIDVNKLIVLLGNLGVKIQKNGVGDYTFQADEVNIDYLKTEAFKKEGGSLRGSIMIVGPLLARFGCGYIPKPGGDKIGRRRLDTHFEGFINLGAKFRYEREDHFYGVETKTRLKGAHMLLDEASVTGTANIVMAAVLAEGTTTIYNAACEPYLQQLCKMLNSMGAKITGVGSNLLTIEGVEKLGGCEHRILPDMIEIGSWIGLAAMTRSEITIKNVSWDNLGVIPSVFRKLGITLERKGDDIYIPAHTKGYTVKTDIDGSILTIADAPWPGFTPDLLSIVLVVATQANGDVLIHQKMFESRLFFVDKLIDMGAKIMLCDPHRAVVMGHNFQSQLKATTMSSPDIRAGISLLIAALSAKGTSTIQNIEQIDRGYERIDERLRALGANIVRV
- a CDS encoding DUF4290 domain-containing protein, producing MAEKYIKENANDVVHHLEYNAERTHLIIPEYGRHLQKLIDQATVIADREERNKAAKYIIQVMGSLNPHLRDVPDFQHKLWDQIFIMSDFRLDVDSPYPIPTKDVIHLKPERLPYPQKNPKYRFYGNNIKYMIDVANSWEEGEMKNALVKVIANHMKKSYLSWNKDTVTDTVIFEHLYELSEGTLNLLQSSEELLNTNDLMRTNKKMSNKNMPPQSAKIKSNNNGKKPFPKKNNNNQK
- a CDS encoding DUF493 family protein, producing the protein MDKKTEEFYTRLREELNNTSTWPTEYLYKFIVPTDPKKIEEVENAFDNLGAVIQTTQSKTGKYTSLSVNVMMESPESVVEKYIEVSNIEGIISL
- a CDS encoding AAA family ATPase, producing the protein MKKELIVITGGPGTGKTTIIDALIEQGYACFPEISRQVTLEAKKQGIEQLFLEKPLLFSELLLEGRRKQHQQATEDVADLVFLDRGIPDILAYMHYIGDSYPAFFDHACREHQYAKIFVLPPWEEIYESDEARYENFEQAKLIFDHLIETYEKYGYELIQVPCGTVEERIQYILSQLA